The genomic window TTAAGAGCTGAGAGATGAATAAACTATTCAGCAAGCTTGAAAGGGTCAGAATTTATACTTACAACGAAGGTACAGATTAATTGCATGATTCAGAAAGCCACTACCAGGAACTCCATTCAACAATGAAGTAATAGGTATAAAAGACATTGAGATAACATCAGGTTCTGCTTGAACAGAATTCAACCACTCGCTATGAGAGAGCATATCTTTATCCCTTCCACCTCTTCGCCTAGGGAGCACTACCAAATCCTGAGATTATCACAAAGAACAAACATAAATAATAATTCTCCTGTGAACAGTCATAGATTATATCAACACAAAGAACTATACCTCCTTCGAAGCATAAGAATTTAGGGGACTGGACTCCACAAATCTCAGTCGCTGCTCTCTTCTGTCACTCTGCATGGCACACAAAAACATAAATCACCAAGCTAAGAAAAAACACAACAGCGCCTTTTATACCAAGACATATGACTGCCGTAAACATTAAGGCATGATGTTCGAATTCAAGTGAACAACCTATAAACGAATAGCTCTTGCCTCTTGGAATAAAGAGACGGAAAATAAGGCTATTGGCAAATGTCTCGGCCCTTGCTGTCTATGGCTATGGGCACATGCACAGATGGCAGGTGTGCACGTCAATTTCGATaattcaaattaatgaacttggaGCTAGTCTGTGATCTACTTTCACTGATCAAAAGCTGAGCCCCTTGGGTACTGCCCAACTACAGAGATGGGTTGTACAAAATTTATTGTGCAAGTAGCGGATTATGCTAAGGCTATATACAGCTAAATGATCATTAATGATGAATAGAAAATATGCAAGGGGAAGTCGAAGGCAAAAAAAGAAGTTTAGAGGCTAGGGTAATACCTTATCCTCCTTCCCATACGCATCCCTGAAACTAATGTCAGATTGCCCATTTGCATCAAGAAATCTCCTGTCAGACATCTCCTTCAATCGTTTTTGAACATCAACGGCTTGCAAGCTTGATGAATGCTGTTGTTTCAAATAAATTACATCCTTCCCTCCCATTTTAACACCAACGACTATATGTGTCCCAAATTTTTGAATGAACCTGCAAGGTTAAGCAATTAAGGTTGAAGTTCAGATATACGACTTGCGGCAAAATAATTGGCTCACCACATGTTTTAACAAGAACAGTGTACATCCAATTCTACATGCTTAGAAAGCTGACTTTAGAAAAGAAAACTGATACTATTTACATATGGTCACATCTCACATGAAATTTGCAAGGACTAAAACTGGCAGTAGAGGACAGCTTTCAAAGGAGTCAGTGCTCAGACAATCCACCCATCAGACATGAATGTATCATACCAAAATCAGAACAATTCAGAAAAAATGACCAAAGATAGATGTTATCATCCTATCAAGACTTCATTGACGGAGCAAGAACACAGAGGCCTATCTTATTTTCAATGACTACATGCTTTAGGGTATGACAGAATAAAATATGGATCTAACCTTGCCAAAGCAGCAGGTTCCCAGGTGGATGGAACAGCCTGCTTAACATGATCTCGTAGTACAATTTGTGCCTTCGAGAGTGCAACAGTATATAGTGTGATGCACCAACCGTCAAAAGCAAGTGACTTGGTACTCGCAGCATCTTTCTGCCAGGAGCCAGTAAATTCAAACATATTATTGAACAGGCCAGATGGAATTTTTCCAGACAAAGATAACTCCCGGTTGAATTGCTCCGACATCTGCAAAATGCTTCATAATTTGAGAAAGGTAGCTATTTTTTATCCATTGTAAACACAACACAACCATTATTTAAAGCAGCTTGACAGCTTCCATGACAGCTTTGGAAGGAAACACATGATAGGGACAGAAGGTTGTACTAGCAAAACACTATTCAGTAGGAGAGATGATATACCAATCGCCAACCATAGGAAATAAGAAACAAGGTACATCTCATGCTTCTGCAGCACATAAATCATAATCCCGAGCGACACTAGAACAGCATCACAACGAACTCCTGCCCTCCAAGGTGGAAATGAACAAACCTATCGTGGGAAGGTTACATGTTTCTGAGATACGAGCTATCGGCTAGAGCAGGCTGCATGCCAAAAAAGCATCCTGCTGGTGCTAGCAAACTGGTAGAAGCCTATGATCCCGTAGTTTCTTCTAAATGTTAAACCTGATAATTTTGGGCCTTCTAATAAGGTAACCAAAACATTACCCAAACTGGAAAATCATTTTTTTCTGGCTGAATACGTCTATGCAGGCCTCAACTGTTCGGTGCTTCTATATGTTTCTGAAATGCTAAAAATCAGTCCCTAATTCAAGGGTATGATGCCAGCAACCTGGACAGAAGCCTACAATCCCAGAGTTTCCGACTTTCTTCAAAATATCTAACCTGATAATTTACAACCTTCTAATCTGGTAACGACCAAAACATTATCTACATACACCTCACATTTCTCACACAGGAAAATTATTCTGCCTGGAAGTGGCAGAATACATATCTCTACAGGCCTCAAAATGTTTGGTGCCTATATACATCCTTGAAGGGCAAAAATCAGTGCGTAATGCAAGGAATAGGAAGATTTTACTCTTAAAAGTGGTAGTAGTTACTAAGAATAGGCGGTTCTGAAATGCTAAATTGACTTATGTTCATTTGTGTCATCTTCCTTGTTCTGGAGTAGGCATAGGCATCCAAGAAACCATACCTGCTGGAACGACAGGACATCGGACCGGAACCGCATCCGCTCCCCCTTGTCGCACTTGATGGACTTGGGCACGCCGGCGACGGTGGTGAGGCTGCCGGGGAGCACGATGTCCTGGGTGCCATCGCGGTCGAGCTCGATGAGCGACGGGTCGGGCGAGCCGCGCTGCTTGCAGAACTTGAGCCGGACGTCGGCGGCGACGTCGTAGCCGAGGCCGATGGAGCGGATGGCGGACTCGGCGGCCCGATGCAGCATCTCCTTGCTGTCCCTAGGCGCCATCCTCGCTCATCCCACGCCGCCGGAACAAACTTCAGCCACCCCCTGGAGCCGGAACACCCGGAGCAAAATCAGCACACGACGCGGTCAAACGAAATCATTCCGCAGCTGATGAAACGGCCGCAGGACCCGGAAAAGGGATGAAATTCCCCGCCAGATCGGCCGGCGCCGCGCGGGCTGGTGGGGGCGGATCTGGGCGGCGCGGCCGGAAACACGGGGGGATTGGCCGGGGATTGAGATGAACGCCGGAGGGCCGAAAGCTCGTACCTTTTCGCGAATCGGAGCCCGGGACTTCgccggccggcgccggaggaacGCCGCGGCGGGGCGGGGGAGGAAGACGGCACCGCGCGGCGGGGCGGGGGAGGAAGACGGCaccgcgcggcgcggcggcggcggcggtggggatgGGGGGAGGTCGCCGGGGTGGGTGGGGTCGTGGGGAGGACCACGGGGGCGGCGTGTGGGAGGGGAAAGGTCCGGGAGGAGGATGaggtctgaggaggaggaggagggagggttgAACAGTTGGagcagtggaggaggaggagacagTGACATTCCActtttgttttttggttttgtaCTAGCTGGGAGATGAATTATCTACAGTGATTAATTATTATTGGTGGCAGGTGGACTGCATTGAAAGTGGAAAAGTGAGAGCCATTGACTTTGGATTTTGGTGTTAGGTTTAGCCCATGCCAATAACCCACTTGTagtgattttattttatttctgaAAAATTgattgtactagtagtatacttcctccgtccgaaaatacttgtcgaagaatcCATTTCAGTCTAATTATCTTTTATTTTATATTGAACTTCTTCCCTACTGATTTATCCTAATTATCTTTTTGTTTAGAGAGTTTCATTTGTGGTGGAGcaattagtactccctccttttcgaattataagatgtttttattatttttctgaaTCGAATATATACAGAcgtgttttagtgtgtttgttcactcattttagtcTAGCTATTTGTCCCAAAAAATCAGTCTAGCTATATTTTATATTAAAATATTGTAAATGTGTTATACTCCCTCGGTCctaaaatataagagcgtttttaaactagtgtagtgtcaaaagcgTTTTTATATTTTGGTCGGAGGGAGTAATCTGGAATAGTGATGATACTCTAGAACAGTTGCCCTCATAAAAGGGCAAAGGTGTTTCTTTTTTGACGAACAAAAATGAAAAAGGTTGAAGAGGTGAGTTTGGCTTCAGCCTCTCGTTTtcttttttgacttttttttctCGTTGAAAAGTCTGGTTGTTGGGCGTTGGCAATGGCAAAGCCAGGTTCACGTGCACGCGTActgttttttctctctctcttttgaggTGATGTATATGTCTATGTCTACCTCGTCTAGGTTGCGTTTACGCATATATTGTTGTACTTTGGTTTTAGGCACATGCTGTCAACGAAAAGCTTCGACCATCTTTTTTTTGGCAATCAATACCAAAAAAGCTTTAACCATCTTAGTCTGCATACAACCCATTTTGTGCTAGTTTACTACTTTACTGACATGATTTTACCAGGGCGATCAAAGAGTTATGTATGGattttcacaaaaaaaacaaaaaaaaagtaatGTATAGAACCTCCCTCTGTAATTTTAAAACCCGACCCGTATTTGAATTAGTCGGGTTGTCGCAGGGCCGGCACATGGCAAAAATGCGGCGGCCTAGGGCTCATCTATAtcattttttaacacagtacaaatgCAAACATTCATATATACATGCATACACTCACTTCTATGAATGCGCACACGCATATCATATCATTATTAGCACATTTAAGAGACGGAGCCGGCATATTATTTTAAAATTTACGAAGTCACGCACCTCGTGGTCGACGTGAATGTCTCCTATCACTGAACTGCATCACCGGAAGTTCTAGAAAAATCCAGGAAAATGCAAGCAGCATTCTTGAACCCTGTTGGGCTAGGTATACAATTGTTCTtcaaaccatccaaccacatgttggttcaacTATATCCATCTATAATAATATAAAAAGATCCAAAGTGACAAATTCAATTAATCTCGGTCATCAAATCCATGTCAATCCAACGATCTAGATTGCTCCGAGTGACGAGTGCTCAAGATGTTTAGCATGCAATTAATATCATGCCAAATATAATTAATGTATAATTGATCTCCTACCTAATATCAACATGTGATTAATTTCCTTCCGAATAGCAATGTGCATTGCACGTAGAATTTANNNNNNNNNNNNNNNNNNNNNNNNNNNNNNNNNNNNNNNNNNNNNNNNNNNNNNNNNNNNNNNNNNNNNNNNNNNNNNNNNNNNNNNNNNNNNNNNNNNNNNNNNNNNNNNNNNNNNNNNNNNNNNNNNNNNNNNNNNNNNNNNNNNNNNNNNNNNNNNNNNNNNNNNNNNNNNNNNNNNNNNNNNNNNNNNNNNNNNNNNNNNNNNNNNNNNNNNNNNNNNNNNNNNNNNNNNNNNNNNNNNNNNNNNNNNNNNNNNNNNNNNNNNNNNNNNNNNNNNNNNNNNNNNNNNNNNNNNNNNNNNNNNNNNNNNNNNNNNNNNNNNNNNNNNNNNNAATCATAGATGTATCTAATTTAACTTGGGGTGTCATACAATATACATAAGTGGAGATAGCAAAGGAAATTGTTTTGGACCCGATGTCCTTTGCACCCATCTAACTATATGTATGTAGGTAGGCCTACATGGAGGGTTTACCCCTGTGCATCATTGCTTCAGCTCACATaaaagatgttctaactttttggTGAGACCTATTTTAGTATGTTTGTTCATTCATTTAAGTCTGTATATAGTTCATACTAAAAAACATTCAAAACATTTCATAATTCAGAATTGAGGTAGTACTGGTTAACTAAGTGTTACATATTTTATATTTCTTGTCTGCGTTTAATTTTGTTTAACTAAGCCAGATCGGTTGACCTCGTGGATCGGCGTGATTACTACCTGCTAGCCTTGAGGGCACTTTGCACCGTGTTGGCAGCCACATCGTTCATCATCGAGCCGTTGCTTCTTCGTAACACATTCGTCCGCGGAGCCCATTGTGTAAGATACCCATTTCGTCAATTCGATCATTGCAATGCAGACTAAAGATTGAGATGGATGCAAACTAACAACGTATATAAACAACATGCGTTCAAGGCTATGAAGGTGTCGACACTTTGCACGGTGATCTCGTGCCCGCTGTTCATGGTCCTCCACATCGGTAGCATTTGGGTGGTGGATGGGCCACATGGGCACTACTGCtacgcactagtagaaaagggggcaatggtccaggccggtgcagcccattagtcccagttcaatccagaaccgggaccaatgggggcattggacccagttcttgagccccgggggccggccgggccacgtgggccattggtcccggttcgtttgaaccttttggttccggttggtgggacgaaccgggaccaatgtgccttgctcctggcccaccaccattggtcccggttgggggaatgaaccgggaccaaaggcttccctttagtcccggttcatgccacgaaccgggaccaattaattgcctatatatacgccgcgagcagagcactctcactgctctgtttttcgtggccggcgaggagagagctttgtgttgctctagctcacctcctatgcacacgaggtgttcgatggaatgcccgagccacactacttaagctttctcctctccaagctccacctccaagctctaatttttctcaatatttgtctaggtttagcggtccgtcacgtcccgtccccgtcttcaccgccgtcgatcgcccgcgtcgccggcaccaccgtggtgagcctcttgttcttatcttctttctgaaaggaaaaaaaactcttgcttgtatgtttatatagatacttgtataattttcttacttttattattgcatcttatatagtgcgatggttttgatatccgcccccgtcggccctcgtcctgtctatgattcagatgtggtatatattatcttttcataactattggttcatttattgtttatgacaattatgcttatttatctaggaggttgttgaaccggaaattccaaccgaccctattgtcgagaggttaaatttagttgaagaagaaaacaatttgttgaaggaaaaaattagaaaaattgaggaggagaagatgatattggagttgcatgttgcggatgtcgtcgatgatcacaagatcaagatggatgcaatgcgcttgaagattagaaagattagaaaatatgccattcataccgaggcttggtatcattatgtcgttggatcagttgttacattggttgcgattatgatcgcatttgttttcgcattgaaatgttttacatagtttcagtgtatggtttaattaatttagatgctctgcagagctttatgttgttagatgagaactatgtatgtactttggttttaatgtgatgatgaacttctattaatttggtcacttaattatataatgcacgcagatgaaccggcaatggatgtacggttcaagacacacctccgagtatattaagggcgtgcatgattttctcgaagtggctgaggcaaacaagcagaatggttttatgtgttgtccatgccctgtatgtgggaatacgaagtcttactctgaccggaaaatcctccacacccacctgctttacaagggtttcatgacacactataatgtttggacgaggcacggagaaataggggttatgatgaaagatggcgaagaagaagagtacgatgacaactatgtgccccctgaatacggtgatgctcctgaagatcaagaggaaccagacgatgtgcacgatgatgctgcaacgggcgaagctgctgaagatcaagaggaaccatacgatgtgcccgatgatgatgatctccgccgggtcattgtcgatgc from Triticum aestivum cultivar Chinese Spring chromosome 3B, IWGSC CS RefSeq v2.1, whole genome shotgun sequence includes these protein-coding regions:
- the LOC123072705 gene encoding MACPF domain-containing protein At4g24290, yielding MAPRDSKEMLHRAAESAIRSIGLGYDVAADVRLKFCKQRGSPDPSLIELDRDGTQDIVLPGSLTTVAGVPKSIKCDKGERMRFRSDVLSFQQMSEQFNRELSLSGKIPSGLFNNMFEFTGSWQKDAASTKSLAFDGWCITLYTVALSKAQIVLRDHVKQAVPSTWEPAALARFIQKFGTHIVVGVKMGGKDVIYLKQQHSSSLQAVDVQKRLKEMSDRRFLDANGQSDISFRDAYGKEDKSDRREQRLRFVESSPLNSYASKEDLVVLPRRRGGRDKDMLSHSEWLNSVQAEPDVISMSFIPITSLLNGVPGSGFLNHAINLYLRYKPPIEELHQFLEFQLPRQWAPVYSDLPLGPQRKKQSSASLPVNFIGPTLYVCTNMVDVGKRPITGLRLFLEGKKSNKLAIHLQHLCSLPQIIQLEDDPYNNRTPEPFDRKYVEPIGSWKRFSHVCTAPVESEDASIVTGARLEVISQGFKKILFLRLHFSKVVNAHSVRQPEWEGSPNLIQKSGLISTLISTHFSTAVQKPMPRPADVNINSAVYPGGPPAPVQPPKLLKFVDTTEMVRGPQDLPGYWVVSGAKLHLERGKISLRVRYSLLTAMLPDDEDYALDDEF